Sequence from the Erythrolamprus reginae isolate rEryReg1 chromosome 2, rEryReg1.hap1, whole genome shotgun sequence genome:
gccgcccctctccagagactcggggcggctaacagcaacaataagacagcgtataacaataatccaatactaaaaacaattaaaacccattataataaaaaaccaaacatacatacagacataccatgcataaaattgtaaaggcctaaggggaaagggtatctcagttcccccatgcctggcggcagaggtgggttttaagtagcttaaggagggtgggggcaaatctctgaggggagttggttccagagggccggggccaccacagaaaaggctcttcccctgggtcccgccaagcggcattgtttagttgacgggacccggagaagacccactctgtgggacctaactggtcgctgggattcgtgcagcagaaggcggtcccggagataatctggtccggtgccatgaagggctttataggtcataaccaacactttgaattgtgaccggaaactgatcggcaaccaatgcagactgcggagtgttggtgtaacatggccatatttgggaaagcccatgattgctctcgcagctgcattctgcacgacctgaagtttccgaacatttttcaaaggtagccccatgtagagagcgttacagtagtcgagccttgggggatgagggcatgagtaagtgtgagaagtgactcccggtccaaaaatTAATTTTTTCCTCTTGGCCCTTctaggggccatatccaaggttGTTAAATTTTtataacaaactatattctataaatattcaatacatattttttgctgacaatgaaaaggaaacagaaacatagaaaattgacagcagaaaaagacctcactgtccatctagtctgcccttatactatttcttgtaatttatcttaggatggatatatgtttattccaggcatgtttaaatttagtgactgtggatttaccgaccacgtctgctggaagtttgttccaagtatctactactatttcagtaaaataatattttctcacattacttcccccaactaacctcagattgtgcccccttgttcttgtgtttactttcctattgaaaacacttctctcctgaaccatatttacccctttaacatatttaaatgtttccatcatgtcccccctccctttcccttctgtcctccagactatacagattgagttccttaagtctttcctgatcagttttatgcttaagaccttccactatttttgtagcccgtctttggacccattcaattttatcaatatctttttgtaggtgaggtcttcagaactgaacacagtattccaaatgtggtctcaccagcgctctatgcagcgggatcacaatctccctcttcctgcttgttatacctctagctatgcagccaagcattctacttgctttccctgactgcactgctcgcccattttgagactgtcagaaatcactaccccaaatccttctcttctgaagtttttgctaacacagaactgccaatacaatactcagattgaggattccttttgcccaagtgcattattttacatttggaaacattaaactgcagtttccattgctttgaccacttatctagtaaagctaaatcatttgccatattacatacacctccaggaatatcaaccctatatcaaagggagactagtatagatctagcccaggggtaggtaaagttggctcttctgtgacgtgtggacttcaactcccagaattcctgagctagcagaattggctcaggaattctgggagttgaagtccataagtcatagaagagccaactttgcctacccctgatctagccaTACCCTTTCCGGGATTTGAATCCGAGGAGCGAACTTGTAATTCTACCCCTTGCGTCATTCCAGAAACTCTCgctctccaccccaccccccgcccTGGAGGACTCCCCAAGAGTGACAGCCAAGAACCGGAAGTCTCGctgaggggtggggggaagcgCAAGCAGCGGACGTCCGACCGGAGCCCTTCGCCGACCTTCTCCGCGCGCAGGCGCAGTGAGAATCATATCGGCTCGCCAAGTTCACGCCGGGTTTGCGGCTGGGCGTACCATTTCCTCCTTCGGTCAAGGAGACTGGAGACGTGCGTCTGCGCAATAGTCGGCGCAGGCGTCGTggcgcctctttttttttttttttttaaagccggcTGAAGCTGCtggtgcggcggcggcggggtTCGCTGCTCCAGGGGGCTCgcgggctgggggtgggagggggaggaggcttGCCGGCGCGTGGAAGGGCGCCCGCCTCGCGCGCCATGTACCAGCGCAGCCCGAAGGCGGCCCTGCGCGTGGGCGCCCGCTGCTCATGGAGGTGggacggcagcagcagcagcagcccattCCGCCTGGGCCAGGGCGACTCGGCGCGCTGCTGCCACCCGGCGCGGTTGCGGCCGCGGGTGAGTGAAAggcggcggagggggggggggctcctccgGGGCGTGGCCGGGCATCCCCCCGACCCTCGTGGGAAAGAAGGTGCAGGATGGGGTGGGTTGGGGCGGATCTGCAAGGAGCAAGCATGTGGTGGGGTGGGGATCCCGACGGACCGCGGAGAAGACAAGCTTTGCAAAACCCtttgcaataaaaaaattaaaaatcctttGGAAAAAAGTAAATTGCAGATCTCCCTTGCGGGGTGGGGGAGGATCGGCGGTGCCCGGGCTGGACGAACAAAACCTTGGTTTGGATCGGGTTGAGAGAGCTAGGCAGGATTATAACTCGGTTAAAGGTCGCCCGGGAATTGAACGCATTCTCCTCCGGCTGATCCGTCGAAGCTCTGCTGTCCCTGCAAGGATGTGTAACCTGCGGGTAAAAAACCGGCTTCGTCTCCCGcttgaggaaaaaaaaatcttaggaggTGTGGCTGGCAGTCTTTCCAATAATTGCTACTCGGTGGTGAATGTGACCCCTCAGGGGCAGTGATTAAATCCCGGCATAATATAAGGTTAGGTGTATTGAATGGAATTAGTTTTAGTCTTGTAGTaatataggccagtgtttcccaaccttggcaacttgaagatatgtggacttcaactcccagaattccccagccagcattcgctggctcgggaattctgggagttgaagtccacatatcttcaagttgccaaggttgggaaacactgatactGTACAGGCCATTGAAAAATCGGAGATagtaaaagaaaagggaaaaaaaaaccattcCTGTTTCTGGTGCAATCACCCTACAAGCTAGGAACTTCAGTCTGTGATTGCTTTGCTCTCACTaaaaacaagaacagttttttcctaaacaccatcactctactaaacaaataattctctcaacactgtcagactttttactaaatcggcacttctgttctactagtttttctcatcattcctatcatccttttcctcccacttaggagtgtatgactgtaacatagcttgcatcctaagatttttattaatattgattgtttcttcattgcttatttgacccctatgacaatcattaagtgttgtaccacatgattcttgacaaatgtatctttttcttttatgtatgagcatatgcaccaagacaaattccttgtgtgtccaatcacacttggccaataaaattctattctattctatctatctaatctatttatttattaaatttgtatgccgcccctctccgtagactctgtctgtctgtctgtctgtctgtcctagtctgtctgtctattcatcCATactcacaacatattaaaaaatgtacaatataaatgtatctaaaatccagttaatttaactaattactcTTAaattaccctatgacaatcattaagtgttgtaccacatgattcttgacaaatgtatctttttcttttatgtacgctgaaagcatctgcaccaagacaaattcctcgtgtgtccaatcacacttggccaataaagaattctattctattctattctattttttttacctAAAAATGGTTGCTGGGTTTTTGTCTCACCTTAAATTTGACTTTCATTTTCATGAGctaattttacatttttattctatCCTGTAACATGCAGAAATGAGTCTTATTATGGCACCCCACTATTCTGAGATGATTTCTTCTCTCAAATAGAATAAATTATGGCACATAAtatatctttgtgtgtgtgtatttatatatgtgtgtgtaacatatttttgctgacaatgaaaaggaagggagactagtatatatctatttcaagcttattttgctctcatcagctagccatacccttactggcatTTGAACCTGGGCAATCTGCCAAATCCtggtgagggtatggctagctgatgagagcgaaATAGCTTAAAattgatctatactagtctcccttccttttcattagcagcaaaaatatgttacacatatagaatatagtttgtcggccataaaaattaactgccttgaatggCCCTCGAAAGGACCAACTGGCAAAAAGAAAGCAGTATGATCCCTTCCATGTTTGGGGATACTAGGGTGATTcgacaggatggatggatggatagatagatagatgttaggtaggtaggtaggtaggtaggtagatagatagatagattagatagatagagagtaagagagatagagagaaagagagaaagaaagatatagatagagatggagatagatatagatagagagagaaagagatagatagatatagatagatagatagagatagagatagatagatagatagagagagagaaaggaaaaagagatagagagatagagatagatagagagaaagagagagagagagatagatagatggatagatgttaggtaggtaggtaggtaggtggatagatagataggaagagagatagagagagagagagaaagatagatagatagatagatagatagagatagagagatagatatagggagagagagagagagaatttctcCACAATTTTCATTTTATACATATATTGATGCATATACCTTACAATGTATCAATAACATACATTACACTTTTTTGTCAATCATTcttaaatcaatatcctattATGCACCCATTCTGTTCATCATTAtattattctttatttctttacactcccctccctctttttccaccTCTTCCTTTTTacttcttctctcccctttcatatTTCTCtccactcttcttctccctccacctttctatttcctctttctccttctttagcCACAGAACATATTTTGTGGTTAGccctgaataattttttttaaaaaaaacccagacaacCAAATTCATTTGATATTTAAAGATGAAAGATTTTTCCTAATTACCAAAATCCTCTTCTATAAAATAAGGAGTTCTGTTGGTCTGCATGCAATAACCCAGAAAAAAGCACAAACTTCCTTTTCCGTGAAGAAAGGCTTGTCACTGTGCAGACCTGTCAGGTGAGATCAGACAGCCCAGGAAAATAAGCTGCCTCCCAGGACTGCCAAgcacagaatacagtggtacctctacttacaaacttagcggtaattcgttccgtgaccaggttcttaagtagaaaagtttgtaagaagaagcaatttttcccattggaatcaatgtaaaagcaaataatgtgtgcgattggagaaactacagggagggtggaggacctgtttcctcccaggagattcctagagaggccccacagaggcttttcaccgtcttttccggccctgtttcctcacaggagattcctagggagaccccacagaggcttctcatcgctttttccagccctgtttccttccaggaggttcctagagaggccccatggaggcttctccctgccttttctagccctgttttcttccaggagattcctagagaggccccatggaggcttctccgcaCCTTTTCtaaccctgtttccttccaggtgattcctagagaggcctcacggaggcttctccccgccttttccggccctgtttactcccaggagattcctagagaggccccacggaggcttctccctgccttttctagccctgttttcttccaggagattcctagagaggccccacggaagcttctccccaccttttctaaccctgtttccttccaggtgattcctagagaggcctcacggaggcttctccccgccttttctaaccctgtttccttccaggtgattcctagagaggccccacggaggcttctccccgccttttccggccctgtttactcccaggagattcctagagaggccccacggaggtttctccctgccttttctagccctgttttcttccaggagattcctagggaggccccagggaggcttctccccaccttttccggccctgtttcctcccacgagattcctagggaggccccagggaggcttctccctgccttttccggccctgtttcctcccaggagattcctagggaggcctcacggaggcttctccctgccttttccggttacagtttcggagactcgggtttgtaagtggaaaatggttcttgagaagaggcaaaaaaaatcttgaacacccagttcttatctagaaaagttcttaagtagaggcattcttaggtagaggtaccactgtacaactcTTTTTGATATTTGGGTTCGTTATtctaaaatctctctctctcttttaaggaTGTGGCTGCTTCCTGGGATAAATTACCTCCTGAGCTTATCTCTTCCACGCCAATCAAACTGACGTTTCCCTCCCTGTTCTCCAAGAAGCTGTCAGAAGCTGCCCCTTACCTTCCGGCTCTGTCTCACCCTTCTCCAGAAAAATGTACTGTAACTAAATATGGACTGAAGTTCGGCAACCTGGAGACCAGGCCCCTTTTCCATCCAAGGGTTCCCTCTCCCCCGGAAAGCATGGAAGATGCCATCATTTTGGAGAACGGGAGGCAAGAGGAGAACCTAGGGGTACGACCTAGCGAAGGACTGGACAGTGCTTCTTTAGACTCTTTGTATAGTCTCTTTCACGGCTGGCGTTTGCACTTCCCTTATCAGATATCGGAGGCGGCACCCGCATCCCTTACGCCTTTCCAAGCCACGCCTGGGGCTCCCTCTCCGGTCACTTCGCCTACCAGCGGTAACCGCGACATGGAGGAGCACCTCGAAGTCATGCAACAGAAGTTACGGGAAGAGGTACTAATGTGGCTGTTTAGAAGAGGGGCctccaatcttagcaacttttaagacttgcggacttcgactcccaaaatggcgagtttgacacctgtgctctaGCCCAGGGATctgcaaccttggaaactttaagacttgcggacttcaacaccaagagttcctcagccagaaaagtcttaaagttgacaaggttgcagacccctagGCTagagaactactgtattttttgggagtataaaacatacctttcccccccttaaaaggggatagaaatgtcgatgtgtcttatacactgaatacggccatttttggcctcccaaagccctgcCACCAcattccatttttgtgaaaaaatgggtccagtttttgcaaaaattgatttatttattggatttgtatgccgcccttctccggagacttggggcggctaacagcaataataagacagcatataataataatccaatactaaaaacaattaaaaacccattataataaaaaccaaacagacatacagacataccatacataaaattgtaaaggcctagggggaaagggtatctcaattcccccatgcctggcggcagaggtgggttttaagtagcttacgaaaggcaagggggggcaattctaatctctggggggagttggttccagagggccggggccgccacagagaaggctcttcctctgggtcccgccaagcggcatcgTTTAGTtggcaggacccggagaagacccactctgtgggacctaatcggtcgctgggattcgtgcagcagaaggcggtcctggagataatctggtccggtgccatgaagggctttataggtcataaccaacactttgaattgtgaccggaaactgatcggcaaccaatgcagactctggagtgttggtgtaacatgggcatatttgggaaaacccatgatt
This genomic interval carries:
- the C2H6orf136 gene encoding uncharacterized protein C6orf136 homolog; translated protein: MYQRSPKAALRVGARCSWRWDGSSSSSPFRLGQGDSARCCHPARLRPRDVAASWDKLPPELISSTPIKLTFPSLFSKKLSEAAPYLPALSHPSPEKCTVTKYGLKFGNLETRPLFHPRVPSPPESMEDAIILENGRQEENLGVRPSEGLDSASLDSLYSLFHGWRLHFPYQISEAAPASLTPFQATPGAPSPVTSPTSGNRDMEEHLEVMQQKLREELPAFFTRAHNYSMYSRDVEFINEILHLKTRGLVMYQLGVTLCRFLAWNYFVHMHLEVMKVTQHPENWSIQVRWRIKGLPFHIFLMRFFRNKPEFYRIYDAYSTFFLNPQGLIKCHKVSKLMPSQPLQNKLKNLAVASLLGLELSDQRQSLLPWLISSKGDQESIGDS